The nucleotide window GCTTGTGGTGCTCCTGGGCACCCCGCCGCTGCTGCTGCTCACCCGCCTGTTCGGCAAACCGCTGGAGGAGCGCAGCGAAACGGAGCAGGAGCACAGCGCGCACGCCTCCGGCATCGCCGCCGACCTCGTGATCGGCCTTCGCGTGGTCAAGGGCCTGCGGGCCGAGACGGCGGCGGTTGAGAGGTACGCGCAGCGCAGTCGCAGCGCGCTCGCCGCGACCGTACGAGCAGCGCGCGCCGAGGCCGCGTACCAGGGACTGGTGCTCACGCTCAGCGGGGCGTTCCTGGCGGTCATCGCGGTCATCGGCGGGGTCCTCGCACTCCACGGCCAGATCACCGTCGGTCAGCTCATCTCCTCGCTCGGCCTGGCGCAGTTCCTGGTCGGTCCGATGTCCACGTTCGGCTGGGTGGGCGCCGACCTCGCTCAGGGCCGCGCGTCCGCCCGCCGCGTCGCCGCCGTCCTGGACACCCCCGTCGCGGTGCCCGACGGCACGGCGAACCCGGTCACGCCGGCCCGGGGTGGGCTCGCGCTGCGCGGGGTGGACAGCCCGCCCCTGCGCGGAATCGACCTGGAGATCGCCCCCGGCGAGCTTGTCGGAATCGTGGCCACCGACCCGGCCGAGGCGGCCGAGTTCGTGCGGCTGCTCGGGCGGGTGCGTGATCCGGTCGCCGGGGTGATCGAGCTGGATGGCATACCGCTCGCCGACCTCGCACCGAACGACCTGCGGGCCGTGGTGCTGGCCGTCGAACATCAAACCGACCTGTTCGACGACACCGTCCGAGCGGCCGTCTCGCTCGCCGGACGGGCCCTCCCGGCACGCGTCGACGCAGCGGTGACCGCGGCAGACGCCGACGAGGTGGCCCGCGGCCTCCCGGATGGACTGGACACGGTGCTGGACGATCGGGCCCGTTCGCTCTCCGGCGGCCAGCGGCAGCGCATCGCGCTCGCCCGGGCACTGGCCGGCGAACCGCCGGTGCTGGTCGTGCACGACCCGACCACAGCTGTCGACGCGGCGACCGAGTCCCGCATCGCCGGGCGACTGCGCGCGATGCGGGACGGACGTACCACGATCCTGATCACCGCCAGCCCGGCGCTGCTCGCGGTGACCGACCGGGTGATCGTCGTACACGACGGCACCGTCCGCACCGACGGCGCGCACGGCGACCTGGTCGCCGAGGACGACACCTACCGGGAGACCGTGCTCGCATGACCACCGACTCGACGACGTTGCTGCCGATCGCGACCGGACGTCGCACCCTGGCGCAGTTGCGGACGCTTGTGCGCCCGCACCGGTCCCGGCTGGCCGGGGCACTCGCCCTGCTGGTCGCCGGCACCGCGGCCGGGCTGGTAGGCCCGCCGCTGCTCGGGCGCATCGTCGACCTGGCCACCGGCGGCGGCAGCACCGGTGACGTGGTCCTCGCCGGCGCGGGGCTGGTGGCCGCCGCGGTCGTCGAGGCGGTGTTGGCCGGGTTCGGTGTCGCCCTGCTCGCGCAGGTCGGCGAGGGTGTGCTGGCCCGACTACGGGAACGGTTCGTCTCCTCGGCGCTGCACCTTCCGCTGGAACAGGTCGAGCGAGCCGGGACCGGTGACCTCACCTCCCGGGTGACCAACGACGTCGCCGTGATCGCCGAGGCGGCCCGCAGCGCGGTCCCCGAGTTCACCCGCGCCCTGCTGACCATCGTGCTCACCCTGGCCGGGATGGCCGTGCTCGACTGGCGTTTCCTCGTTGCGGCGCTGATCGCGGTGCCCGTGCAGGCGCACACCGTGCGCTGGTACGCCCGCCGCGCCGTCCCGCTCTACGCCCGGCAGCGGGTCGCCGTCGCCACGCAACAGCACCACCTGCTCGCGACGATCGACGGCGCGTCGACCATCCGCGCGTTCCGGATCGCCGACGAGCACCGGGAGCGGGTCGCCACGAGGTCCCAGCAGGCGGTGGACCTGCTGCTGCGGGGCGTCGCGTTGCAGACCCGGTTCTACGCCCGGCTGCACGTCGCCGAGTTCCTCGGGCTCGCCGCCGTCCTCGGCACCGGCTTCTTCCTCGTCCGCGGGGATTCGGTGAGCATCGGCACGGCGACCGCGGCGGCGCTGTACTTCCACGGCCTGTTCGGCCCGATCAACGTCGCTCTCGCCCTGGTCGACGATGCCCAGGCCGCCGCCTCGGGGCTGGATCGGCTGGTCGGGGTCGCCGACCTGACCCCGCCCGTACGGCAGCGGGCCAGCGCCGGCGACGGCCCGGACGCGGTGGTGGTAGGTGGGCTGGACTTCGCCTACCGCCCGGACCGGCCGGTGCTGCACGCCGTCGATCTGACGATCGCCCGCGGCGAGCGGGTCGCCCTGGTCGGCGGCAGCGGCGCCGGTAAGACAACTCTGGCCAAGGTGATCGCCGGCGTGCACCAGCCGACCCGCGGGAACGTCGCGGTCCCGGCCGGCGAGGTCGCACTGATCACCCAGGAGGTGCACGTCTTCGCCGGACCCCTCGTCGACGACCTGCGACTGGCCCGTCCGGACGCCACGGACGACGAGGTGAGCGCCGCGCTGGACCGGGTGCAGGCGCTGGGGTGGGTGCGGCAACTGCCCGACGGCCTGCACACCGAGGTCGGTGCGGGCGGGCACGTCCTCACCGCGGCGCAGGCCCAGCAGTTGGCGTTCGCCCGGCTCATCCTGGCCGATCCGCCGGTGGCGATCCTGGACGAGGCCACCGCGGAGGCCGGGAGCGCCGGAGCGCGCCTGCTCGAACGGGTGGCCGACGCCGCGCTGGCGGGGCGTACCGCGCTGATCGTGGCGCACCGACTCACCCAGGCGGTGGCCGCGGACCGGGTCGTGGTGATGGAGGCCGGCCGAATCGTCGAGGCGGGCACCCACAGCGACCTGATCGAGCGGGACGGCCCGTACTCCACGCTGTGGCGGGCCTGGTCGGACCAGCGCGCTCGGCACTGAGCGCACTGGTCCGGGCCGCCGGTCAGCGGTCGGCGTCGATCAGGCTCTGCGGACGCATGTCGGTCCAGTTCGCGTTGACGTAGTCGACGCAGTCCTGCCGACCGGCCGGGCCGTGCACGGCCCGCCAGCCCGCCGGCACCTCGGCGAAGACCGGCCACAGGCTGTGCTGGTTCTCGCCGTTGACCAGCACCAGGAACGTGCCATCGGCGTTGTCGAACGGGTTCGTGCTCATCGGATACTCCTCGTGCGGGTGTGCGTTACCAGGGTTTGCAGGGCGTCGAACCAGAGGTGGGCGAGATCGTCCACCGATCCCTCGGGGAACACGCCGTCCGGCCAGCTCCAGGTGGCAACCAGTTGTGGTCCGGTCGCGCGGTCCTCGGTCTGGGCGTTCAGCACCAGTTCGTACGTCTCGGGCATGGCGTCGTCGGCGCCGTTCTCGGCGGCCTCCGCCTCGGGGGCGAACTCCCAGTCGGCGGCCTCCGGGAAGTCGAACCGTCCCATGTAATTGAACTGGATCGGCGGATGCGGCAACGCGGCCAGGGTGGGGGCGGTCACCGGGTTGAGGTAGCGGAGCATGCCGTAGCCCATGCCGTTGTCCGGCAACTGGGCCAGGTCCTCGCGGACCCGCGCCACTGCCTCGGCCACCGCCGCACCGCCGACCGACACATCGATCCCTGCGGTGTCCAGGCAGACCGGGAAGATGTTGGTGAACCAGCCGACGGTGCCGGACAGATCCGCCCCGTCCACCAGGTGCTCCTCCCGTCCGTGGCCCTCCAGCGCGACGAGCACCGCGTCGCCTTCGTCGC belongs to Micromonospora ureilytica and includes:
- a CDS encoding ABC transporter ATP-binding protein; its protein translation is MTGGRRLLTDTLGRQRRLISLSTLLITGHQAGEAAVPFLIGVIIDRAVDGGVGSLALWLGVLAAVYVGLSYSYRYGERTGERAAEQAAHDLRLRVTGRVLHERGGAEADRLPGALVSIATSDAARVGAVAIAVVSGVAAVVGLILAAVLLLSISLPLGLVVLLGTPPLLLLTRLFGKPLEERSETEQEHSAHASGIAADLVIGLRVVKGLRAETAAVERYAQRSRSALAATVRAARAEAAYQGLVLTLSGAFLAVIAVIGGVLALHGQITVGQLISSLGLAQFLVGPMSTFGWVGADLAQGRASARRVAAVLDTPVAVPDGTANPVTPARGGLALRGVDSPPLRGIDLEIAPGELVGIVATDPAEAAEFVRLLGRVRDPVAGVIELDGIPLADLAPNDLRAVVLAVEHQTDLFDDTVRAAVSLAGRALPARVDAAVTAADADEVARGLPDGLDTVLDDRARSLSGGQRQRIALARALAGEPPVLVVHDPTTAVDAATESRIAGRLRAMRDGRTTILITASPALLAVTDRVIVVHDGTVRTDGAHGDLVAEDDTYRETVLA
- a CDS encoding ABC transporter ATP-binding protein — protein: MTTDSTTLLPIATGRRTLAQLRTLVRPHRSRLAGALALLVAGTAAGLVGPPLLGRIVDLATGGGSTGDVVLAGAGLVAAAVVEAVLAGFGVALLAQVGEGVLARLRERFVSSALHLPLEQVERAGTGDLTSRVTNDVAVIAEAARSAVPEFTRALLTIVLTLAGMAVLDWRFLVAALIAVPVQAHTVRWYARRAVPLYARQRVAVATQQHHLLATIDGASTIRAFRIADEHRERVATRSQQAVDLLLRGVALQTRFYARLHVAEFLGLAAVLGTGFFLVRGDSVSIGTATAAALYFHGLFGPINVALALVDDAQAAASGLDRLVGVADLTPPVRQRASAGDGPDAVVVGGLDFAYRPDRPVLHAVDLTIARGERVALVGGSGAGKTTLAKVIAGVHQPTRGNVAVPAGEVALITQEVHVFAGPLVDDLRLARPDATDDEVSAALDRVQALGWVRQLPDGLHTEVGAGGHVLTAAQAQQLAFARLILADPPVAILDEATAEAGSAGARLLERVADAALAGRTALIVAHRLTQAVAADRVVVMEAGRIVEAGTHSDLIERDGPYSTLWRAWSDQRARH
- a CDS encoding MbtH family protein; the encoded protein is MSTNPFDNADGTFLVLVNGENQHSLWPVFAEVPAGWRAVHGPAGRQDCVDYVNANWTDMRPQSLIDADR